A genomic region of Yoonia rosea contains the following coding sequences:
- the rlmH gene encoding 23S rRNA (pseudouridine(1915)-N(3))-methyltransferase RlmH produces MRVQICAVGRLRKGPERDLYDDYLTRFDRTGRALAFGPAQLIEVEDKKGGGMAGEAALLERAVPDGALICTLDERGKLMGSPDFAALLATWRDQGRQDVSFVIGGADGIDPALRDRADASLSFGKMVWPHMLVRVMLAEQLYRAASILAGGPYHRA; encoded by the coding sequence ATGCGGGTCCAGATTTGCGCTGTGGGCCGTTTGCGCAAGGGGCCCGAGCGCGACCTTTATGATGACTACCTCACCCGGTTCGACCGGACGGGGCGGGCGCTGGCCTTTGGGCCTGCGCAACTGATCGAAGTCGAAGACAAAAAGGGCGGCGGCATGGCCGGCGAGGCAGCCCTGCTGGAACGTGCGGTGCCCGATGGTGCCTTGATCTGTACCCTCGATGAACGCGGCAAGCTCATGGGCTCGCCGGACTTTGCAGCCCTTCTCGCCACATGGCGCGACCAGGGGCGGCAGGACGTCAGTTTCGTGATTGGTGGCGCGGACGGGATTGATCCCGCTTTGCGTGACCGCGCCGATGCGTCTTTGAGTTTTGGCAAAATGGTCTGGCCGCATATGTTAGTGCGCGTGATGTTGGCCGAACAGCTTTACCGTGCTGCCTCTATTCTGGCGGGCGGTCCTTATCATCGGGCTTAG
- the rsfS gene encoding ribosome silencing factor has product MTAPQNVTSEALLAAVLKSLDDDKGEDIVQISLRGKSEIGDYMVIASGRSTRQVTAMAEKLADRLKQEFGIISKTEGKDTGDWVLIDTGDIIVHIFRPEVREFYQLEKMWQPGTASAV; this is encoded by the coding sequence ATGACGGCCCCACAAAATGTGACCAGCGAAGCGCTTTTGGCGGCTGTTCTCAAATCCCTCGATGACGACAAAGGCGAAGACATCGTGCAGATCAGTCTGCGCGGCAAGTCCGAGATTGGCGACTATATGGTCATCGCATCGGGCCGTTCGACGCGCCAAGTGACGGCGATGGCTGAAAAGCTCGCGGATCGTCTGAAGCAGGAATTCGGGATCATCTCCAAGACCGAAGGCAAAGACACCGGCGATTGGGTGCTGATCGACACAGGCGATATCATCGTGCATATCTTCCGTCCGGAAGTGCGCGAATTCTATCAGCTTGAAAAGATGTGGCAGCCGGGGACGGCCAGCGCCGTCTGA
- the rlmN gene encoding 23S rRNA (adenine(2503)-C(2))-methyltransferase RlmN yields MDAKAPITQDVLTIPRKLPDGPRNLIGLSRDQMRDALIAAGTPEKQAKMRVGQIWQWIYHWGVRDFAQMTNLAKDYRAMLADTFAIELPEVVTRQVSDDGTRKYLVRIAGGHEVEVVYIPETDRGTLCISSQVGCTLTCSFCHTGTQKLVRNLTAAEIVGQIMVARDDLGEWPEQGAPKDETRLLSNIVLMGMGEPLYNFENVRDAMKIAMDPEGISLSRRRITLSTSGVVPEIARTAQEIGCQLAISFHATTDEVRDRLVPINKRWPIADLLDALRDYPKVSNSERITFEYVMLDGVNDSDEDAQRLIKLIKGIPAKINLIPFNEWPGAPYKRSSNNRIRKFADIIYKAGYASPIRTPRGEDIMAACGQLKSATERARKSKAQIAQETGL; encoded by the coding sequence ATGGACGCCAAGGCCCCCATTACGCAGGACGTGCTGACTATTCCGCGCAAGTTGCCAGACGGACCGCGCAACCTGATCGGTTTGTCGCGTGACCAGATGCGGGATGCACTGATTGCGGCCGGCACACCGGAAAAGCAGGCCAAGATGCGGGTCGGCCAGATTTGGCAATGGATCTACCATTGGGGTGTGCGTGATTTTGCGCAGATGACCAATCTGGCGAAAGACTACCGCGCGATGTTGGCCGACACCTTTGCGATTGAATTGCCCGAGGTGGTGACGCGGCAGGTGTCGGATGACGGCACCCGCAAATATCTGGTGCGGATCGCAGGCGGACATGAGGTGGAGGTGGTCTATATCCCCGAAACCGACCGCGGAACACTTTGTATCTCGAGCCAAGTCGGCTGCACGCTGACCTGTTCATTCTGTCACACGGGCACGCAGAAACTCGTGCGCAACCTGACCGCAGCCGAAATTGTCGGGCAAATCATGGTCGCCCGTGATGATCTGGGGGAATGGCCCGAGCAAGGCGCGCCGAAGGATGAAACGCGGCTCCTGTCGAACATCGTCCTGATGGGAATGGGCGAGCCGCTTTATAACTTTGAGAATGTGCGCGACGCGATGAAGATCGCGATGGACCCCGAGGGGATATCCCTGTCGCGGCGACGGATCACGCTCTCGACATCCGGTGTGGTGCCCGAAATTGCACGCACCGCGCAGGAGATCGGATGCCAGCTCGCGATTTCATTCCATGCGACAACCGATGAGGTGCGGGACCGTCTTGTCCCGATCAACAAGCGCTGGCCGATTGCGGATTTGCTGGATGCGTTGCGGGACTATCCCAAGGTATCGAACTCCGAGCGCATCACCTTTGAATATGTGATGCTGGATGGTGTGAATGACAGTGACGAAGATGCGCAACGCCTGATCAAGCTGATCAAGGGTATCCCTGCCAAGATCAACCTGATCCCGTTCAATGAATGGCCCGGCGCGCCCTACAAGCGGTCGTCGAACAACCGGATCCGCAAGTTTGCGGATATCATCTATAAGGCAGGCTATGCCTCACCTATCCGCACTCCGCGGGGCGAGGATATCATGGCCGCTTGTGGCCAGTTGAAGTCTGCGACCGAACGCGCGCGCAAATCCAAGGCGCAGATCGCGCAAGAGACAGGACTTTAA
- a CDS encoding zinc-binding dehydrogenase, translated as MTLPTSMKALVQLHDGYAGTRTGPNISDLSPFVAYQDVPLPQPAAGQALIKVHLAAVNPSDIHFIKGEYGQPRVKGSPAGFEAVGEVVAGNTPLIGKRVSFFAGGSGTWAQYALADVTSLVPCRPDLAEVDAACQLVNPLTAIAMFDLVKESRAESFVLNAAGSQLGKYLIALARDNGVAPIAVVRRAEQAAELRDLGAHSVIVSTQPDALDQAKTAFRALPPAILLDAVGDQFTADLFFAMPKHSTWVNYGKLSGEAPCLTELGQLIFMNKKIEGFWLTRWIKQVGADRVRAGFVEIQERFVSGAWKTDVAGIVPLSEAMLRLPQVLAVPDGKAFIDPRG; from the coding sequence ATGACACTTCCGACATCCATGAAAGCGCTTGTGCAATTGCACGATGGCTATGCGGGTACACGGACGGGGCCCAATATCAGCGACCTGTCCCCTTTTGTGGCATATCAGGACGTGCCCCTGCCGCAGCCCGCCGCAGGCCAAGCGCTCATCAAGGTGCATCTGGCGGCGGTGAACCCCTCTGACATCCATTTTATCAAAGGCGAATACGGCCAACCCCGTGTCAAAGGGAGCCCTGCCGGATTTGAAGCTGTGGGTGAGGTTGTGGCTGGCAACACGCCTCTGATTGGCAAGCGCGTCAGCTTCTTTGCCGGCGGGTCCGGCACGTGGGCGCAGTATGCGCTGGCTGATGTCACCAGCCTCGTGCCTTGCCGCCCCGATCTGGCCGAAGTGGATGCCGCATGCCAGTTGGTCAATCCGCTGACCGCAATTGCGATGTTTGATCTGGTCAAGGAAAGCCGCGCGGAGAGTTTTGTGCTGAACGCTGCCGGATCTCAGCTTGGGAAATACCTGATCGCGCTGGCGAGGGATAATGGCGTTGCGCCAATCGCAGTCGTCCGTCGCGCTGAACAGGCGGCTGAACTACGCGACCTTGGCGCACATTCCGTGATTGTGTCCACCCAGCCGGACGCGCTTGATCAGGCCAAAACGGCCTTCCGCGCGCTGCCGCCCGCGATTTTGCTGGATGCTGTTGGTGACCAGTTCACGGCTGATCTGTTCTTTGCCATGCCCAAACACAGCACATGGGTGAATTATGGCAAACTGTCGGGCGAGGCCCCGTGCCTGACGGAACTGGGCCAACTGATCTTTATGAACAAGAAGATCGAGGGTTTCTGGCTGACCCGCTGGATCAAGCAGGTGGGTGCGGACCGCGTGCGGGCGGGCTTTGTGGAAATCCAGGAGCGCTTTGTCAGTGGCGCATGGAAAACGGATGTGGCGGGGATCGTGCCGTTGTCGGAGGCCATGCTGCGCCTGCCTCAGGTGCTGGCCGTGCCTGATGGCAAGGCGTTTATTGATCCGCGAGGCTGA
- the gpmI gene encoding 2,3-bisphosphoglycerate-independent phosphoglycerate mutase: protein MPTPKPVVLCILDGWGLRDAVEGNAPKQAHTPNFDAIMRGPHARLLTHGRDAGLPGGQMGNSEVGHTNIGAGRVVAMDLGQIELSIEDGSFFTADALVAFIEKLKASGGAAHLMGVVSDGGVHGHLDHIIAAAKAITDAGVPVIIHAITDGRDVAPSSAKAFMATLTENLPDNAKIATVIGRYFAMDRDNRWERVETAYDAMIKGEGGAAATPLAAIEAAYAAGKTDEFIPATVIGDYAGFGKDDGFFCLNFRSDRAREILAAIADPDFDGFEREQPPLAALLGMVTYSDRHDAWFDTVFPKRDIQNTLGAWVAKHGLRQFRLAETEKYPHVTFFLNGGIEVPEKGEDRYMAASPKVATYDMQPEMSAAEVTEHFVKAIEDGYDLIVTNYANPDMVGHTGDLGAAIKACEAVDEGLGQVLTALKAAGGAMIVTADHGNCETMIDPETGGPHTAHTLNPVPVALVSGSEGASLRDGRLADLAPTVLDLMGLELPPEMTGRSLIVK from the coding sequence ATGCCCACCCCCAAACCCGTTGTTCTGTGCATTCTTGATGGCTGGGGCCTGCGCGACGCGGTTGAAGGCAACGCGCCCAAGCAGGCGCATACCCCAAATTTTGACGCGATCATGCGAGGGCCCCATGCCCGGCTTCTGACACATGGCCGTGATGCGGGGCTGCCCGGCGGGCAGATGGGCAATTCCGAAGTGGGCCACACCAACATCGGCGCGGGCCGCGTGGTTGCGATGGATCTGGGCCAGATTGAGCTGTCGATCGAGGATGGATCGTTTTTCACGGCGGATGCGCTGGTGGCGTTCATTGAGAAGCTGAAAGCCAGTGGAGGTGCCGCGCATCTGATGGGGGTCGTGTCCGACGGCGGCGTTCATGGGCATCTAGATCATATCATTGCTGCCGCTAAGGCGATCACCGATGCCGGTGTGCCGGTCATCATCCACGCGATCACAGACGGGCGTGATGTGGCGCCATCTTCGGCCAAAGCGTTTATGGCAACGCTGACTGAAAACCTGCCTGACAACGCGAAGATTGCCACGGTCATTGGCCGCTATTTCGCGATGGACCGAGATAATCGCTGGGAGCGGGTCGAGACCGCCTATGACGCGATGATCAAAGGTGAGGGCGGGGCGGCCGCCACGCCACTGGCGGCGATCGAGGCGGCTTATGCGGCGGGCAAAACAGATGAATTCATCCCCGCCACCGTGATTGGCGACTACGCAGGGTTCGGAAAGGATGACGGGTTCTTCTGTCTGAATTTCCGTTCTGACCGTGCGCGTGAAATTCTGGCGGCGATTGCCGATCCCGACTTTGACGGATTTGAGCGTGAGCAGCCGCCTTTGGCAGCATTGCTGGGGATGGTCACCTATTCGGACCGTCATGACGCGTGGTTCGATACGGTTTTTCCCAAACGCGATATCCAGAATACCCTTGGTGCATGGGTTGCCAAACACGGGCTGCGCCAGTTCCGGCTGGCAGAGACCGAGAAATACCCCCATGTGACTTTCTTTCTGAACGGCGGGATCGAGGTGCCGGAAAAGGGCGAGGACCGCTATATGGCGGCATCGCCAAAAGTTGCGACTTATGACATGCAGCCAGAGATGTCGGCGGCCGAGGTGACCGAACATTTCGTCAAGGCCATCGAGGACGGCTATGACCTGATTGTCACCAACTACGCCAATCCCGATATGGTGGGACACACCGGCGATCTTGGTGCAGCGATCAAGGCTTGTGAGGCGGTTGATGAGGGTCTGGGACAGGTCCTGACCGCTCTTAAAGCCGCAGGCGGTGCCATGATCGTCACCGCCGACCACGGCAATTGCGAGACGATGATTGATCCTGAAACAGGTGGGCCGCATACCGCGCATACGTTGAACCCTGTGCCAGTGGCCTTGGTCAGTGGGTCAGAGGGCGCGTCACTGCGTGACGGCAGGCTGGCCGATCTTGCGCCCACGGTGCTTGATCTGATGGGTCTGGAATTGCCCCCCGAAATGACAGGGCGGAGTTTGATCGTAAAATGA
- a CDS encoding asparaginase, translating into MANPVDLVEVWRGDLLECVHQGHAVVCDDTGQIVESWGDPTAIIYPRSSCKMIQALPLVASGAAANLTGQQLAIASASHNAAAIHTDLVGKWLADLDMTDDDFRCGPALPMDEAARNALICSGTAPCQIHNECSGKHAGFLTLKKHLKAGPDYELIDHPVQKAVKSAFEEVTGETSPMYGIDGCSAPNHACSVHGLARAMAFFASAQDRSDVLSTAAARLTQAMATFPEFVAGETRTCTDLMRAMDHKVAIKTGAEGVFIAIIPEKRLGVAVKIMDGSQRGRDCAIAAILVRLGVLDPNHPAAVARRTPAIFNRRGLTTGFIRPAPLLA; encoded by the coding sequence ATGGCAAATCCTGTTGATCTGGTCGAAGTCTGGCGCGGAGATCTGCTTGAATGCGTCCATCAGGGTCACGCAGTTGTGTGTGACGATACCGGCCAGATTGTCGAAAGCTGGGGGGATCCTACGGCCATTATCTATCCGCGCTCGTCATGCAAAATGATTCAGGCACTGCCATTGGTGGCAAGCGGAGCCGCAGCAAATCTGACTGGACAGCAATTGGCGATTGCCTCGGCGTCGCACAACGCCGCCGCGATTCACACCGATCTGGTGGGCAAATGGCTCGCAGATCTTGATATGACAGATGATGATTTTCGCTGTGGTCCGGCTTTGCCAATGGACGAAGCGGCCCGCAACGCATTGATCTGTTCGGGCACAGCACCGTGTCAAATCCACAACGAGTGTTCCGGCAAACATGCGGGGTTTTTGACGTTGAAAAAACACCTCAAGGCTGGCCCTGATTACGAACTCATCGACCATCCGGTGCAGAAAGCTGTCAAATCAGCCTTTGAAGAGGTGACTGGCGAAACCAGCCCGATGTACGGAATTGACGGGTGCTCCGCACCAAACCATGCCTGTTCTGTGCATGGCCTTGCCCGCGCGATGGCTTTTTTTGCCAGTGCACAGGACCGTTCCGATGTGCTGAGCACCGCCGCGGCGCGGCTGACCCAAGCGATGGCGACGTTTCCGGAATTTGTTGCGGGCGAAACGCGCACCTGCACCGATCTGATGCGGGCGATGGACCATAAGGTAGCGATCAAGACCGGTGCAGAAGGCGTCTTCATTGCGATCATCCCCGAAAAGCGATTAGGCGTTGCGGTCAAGATCATGGATGGCTCACAGCGCGGGCGGGACTGCGCCATTGCGGCGATCCTCGTGCGGCTTGGCGTACTTGACCCGAACCATCCTGCAGCCGTTGCGCGCCGGACACCGGCCATTTTTAACCGCAGAGGGTTGACCACGGGCTTTATCCGCCCGGCCCCATTGCTCGCGTAA
- the dapE gene encoding succinyl-diaminopimelate desuccinylase, translating to MPVDPVALTADLVRCPSVTPEEGGALVLLEKVLTQGGFTCTRVDRGGVCNLYARWGRQGANRTFGFNGHTDVVPLGDEAAWTMPPFGAEIKDGFLYGRGATDMKSGVAAFAAAALDFVADTPPDGAIVLAITGDEEGDALDGTTALLDWMAANNEKMSVCLVGEPTCPDVMGEAMKIGRRGSMTAFFTVTGVQGHAAYPHRAKNPMPAMARLMDVLSSRVLDEGTAHFDPSSLQVLTIDTGNPATNVIPAQSKATVNIRFNDMHTSAALTAWMQEEADQVAAEFGVKIAMRVKVSGESFLTPPGELSDLIAGAVEAETGRKPELSTSGGTSDARFVKDHCPVVEFGLVGKTMHQVDERVEVAQISQLKAIYTRILTDYFA from the coding sequence ATGCCCGTCGATCCCGTTGCCCTGACTGCCGATCTTGTCCGCTGCCCATCGGTCACGCCTGAGGAAGGCGGCGCGCTGGTGTTGCTGGAAAAGGTGCTGACGCAAGGTGGCTTTACCTGCACGCGGGTGGACCGTGGCGGGGTTTGCAATCTTTATGCGCGTTGGGGGCGGCAAGGGGCCAATCGGACCTTCGGTTTTAACGGCCATACAGATGTTGTGCCTTTGGGGGATGAGGCGGCATGGACAATGCCGCCCTTTGGCGCCGAGATCAAAGACGGGTTTCTCTACGGACGCGGTGCGACGGATATGAAATCGGGCGTGGCCGCCTTTGCTGCTGCGGCGCTTGATTTCGTCGCTGACACGCCACCGGACGGGGCGATCGTGCTGGCCATCACCGGCGATGAAGAGGGTGATGCCCTTGATGGCACGACCGCATTGCTGGACTGGATGGCGGCCAACAACGAAAAAATGTCGGTATGTCTGGTGGGCGAACCCACCTGCCCCGATGTGATGGGCGAGGCGATGAAAATCGGGCGGCGCGGGTCGATGACCGCGTTTTTCACTGTGACCGGCGTTCAGGGCCATGCGGCCTATCCGCACCGTGCAAAGAACCCGATGCCTGCCATGGCGCGTCTGATGGATGTGCTTTCCAGCCGCGTGCTGGATGAAGGGACCGCGCATTTTGATCCGTCTTCACTGCAAGTATTGACGATCGACACCGGCAACCCCGCGACCAATGTCATCCCCGCCCAGAGCAAGGCCACGGTCAACATCCGCTTTAATGACATGCACACGAGTGCTGCGCTGACGGCCTGGATGCAGGAAGAGGCAGATCAGGTCGCCGCTGAATTTGGCGTGAAAATAGCCATGCGGGTGAAGGTTTCGGGGGAAAGCTTTCTCACGCCACCCGGTGAACTCTCTGACCTGATTGCGGGTGCGGTCGAGGCTGAAACGGGGCGCAAGCCGGAACTCTCTACCTCGGGCGGCACATCGGATGCACGGTTTGTAAAAGATCACTGCCCCGTTGTGGAGTTCGGTCTGGTGGGCAAGACGATGCATCAGGTGGATGAACGGGTTGAGGTGGCGCAGATTTCGCAGCTCAAGGCGATTTATACCCGTATCCTGACGGACTATTTTGCGTAA
- a CDS encoding invasion associated locus B family protein gives MILNISRAIGVTLALVTAGAAAAQEESDNRVSANTDWSVFVESDPNECWAVSAPKETLNTRDGNTVDVRRGDIRLIVFYRPSENVNGQVMFTGGYPFADESTASVQIGDTTFQMFTQGETAWPATPADDARFVEAMKRGANAVITARSGRGTQTQDTFSLLGFTAAVEEAASRCAG, from the coding sequence ATGATTTTGAATATTTCACGCGCGATTGGCGTAACACTGGCTTTGGTGACGGCGGGTGCCGCCGCCGCACAAGAAGAAAGCGATAACCGCGTTTCAGCGAATACCGACTGGAGCGTTTTTGTGGAAAGCGATCCGAATGAATGCTGGGCGGTCTCGGCCCCAAAGGAAACGCTGAACACGCGCGATGGCAATACCGTTGACGTGCGCCGCGGCGACATCCGGTTGATTGTCTTCTACCGCCCCTCCGAGAATGTGAACGGGCAGGTCATGTTTACCGGCGGCTATCCGTTCGCCGACGAATCAACCGCGAGCGTGCAGATCGGCGACACGACATTCCAGATGTTCACCCAAGGCGAAACTGCTTGGCCAGCAACCCCTGCCGATGACGCCCGTTTCGTCGAGGCGATGAAGCGCGGGGCAAATGCGGTGATCACGGCGCGGTCGGGTCGTGGCACACAAACACAAGACACATTTAGCCTTTTGGGCTTTACTGCTGCGGTGGAAGAAGCCGCGAGCCGCTGCGCGGGCTAG
- the dapD gene encoding 2,3,4,5-tetrahydropyridine-2,6-dicarboxylate N-succinyltransferase has protein sequence MSNAALETAIEAAWDARDTITSATTGETREAIEDTLNALDSGKLRVAERQDDGSWHVNQWAKKAVLLGFRIKDMEPQSGGPQGGGWWDKVDSKFKGWGADNWKTAGFRAVPNCVVRKSAFIAPGVVLMPSFVNLGAYVDEGTMVDTWATVGSCAQIGKNVHLSGGVGIGGVLEPMQAGPTIIEDNCFIGARSEVVEGCIVREGSVLGMGVFIGQSTKIVDRETGEVMYGEVPPYSVVVAGSMPSKNNVSLYCAVIVKRVDERTRSKTGINELLRD, from the coding sequence ATGTCCAATGCTGCCCTTGAGACCGCAATCGAAGCCGCGTGGGATGCCCGCGATACGATCACCTCAGCCACCACCGGTGAAACGCGCGAGGCAATCGAGGATACGCTGAATGCGCTGGACAGCGGCAAACTGCGTGTCGCCGAGCGTCAGGATGATGGCAGCTGGCATGTGAACCAATGGGCCAAGAAAGCTGTCCTTCTCGGGTTCCGCATCAAAGACATGGAGCCACAGTCCGGTGGCCCCCAAGGCGGCGGTTGGTGGGATAAGGTCGACAGCAAATTCAAAGGCTGGGGGGCCGACAACTGGAAAACCGCCGGTTTTCGTGCAGTCCCGAACTGTGTCGTGCGCAAATCCGCCTTTATCGCGCCCGGTGTGGTGTTGATGCCATCCTTCGTGAACCTCGGCGCCTATGTCGACGAAGGCACGATGGTGGATACGTGGGCGACTGTCGGTTCTTGTGCGCAGATCGGCAAGAACGTGCACCTGTCGGGCGGCGTTGGCATTGGTGGTGTGTTGGAACCCATGCAGGCTGGCCCCACCATCATCGAGGACAACTGCTTTATCGGCGCGCGTTCCGAGGTGGTGGAAGGCTGCATCGTGCGCGAAGGATCGGTTCTTGGCATGGGTGTGTTCATCGGCCAGTCCACCAAGATTGTGGACCGCGAAACCGGTGAGGTCATGTATGGCGAAGTGCCCCCCTACTCGGTCGTTGTCGCAGGCTCGATGCCGTCCAAGAACAACGTCAGCCTTTACTGCGCTGTGATCGTCAAGCGGGTAGATGAGCGGACACGTTCCAAGACCGGCATCAATGAACTGCTGCGCGACTAG
- a CDS encoding heme-dependent oxidative N-demethylase family protein — protein sequence MRTILQQTLPDAHEGDPRLPGTMPCAANDWLRVDASYAAQMAYRAQLLATRPEAVLYENDRTGETGQEVLSEALDILPDLGFRMMDDQVICPDGRHVSLDRHAPLQTLGHLVQEDICILEKQGDEHVMTSAVLCFAANWRLAEKINRPLTGIHVPVPEYDDNIAARVQRLFDGVQVGRPLWRFNKLRYVDPDLHQPYKRETDDVMPFTRSERQCILRLPRTQAVVFTIHTYVVSNA from the coding sequence ATGAGAACGATTTTGCAACAGACCTTGCCCGATGCCCACGAAGGCGACCCGCGCCTGCCGGGAACCATGCCCTGTGCGGCGAACGACTGGCTGCGCGTCGATGCATCCTATGCTGCGCAAATGGCCTATCGCGCCCAGCTTCTTGCGACACGACCGGAGGCTGTTCTCTACGAGAACGACCGGACCGGCGAAACCGGGCAAGAGGTTCTGTCCGAGGCTTTGGATATCCTGCCTGATCTGGGGTTTCGGATGATGGATGATCAGGTGATTTGCCCCGATGGGCGGCATGTATCACTGGACCGCCATGCCCCCCTGCAGACGCTCGGGCATCTGGTGCAGGAAGATATTTGTATTTTGGAAAAACAGGGTGACGAGCATGTGATGACAAGCGCCGTTCTGTGCTTTGCTGCGAACTGGCGGTTGGCCGAAAAGATCAACCGTCCGCTGACGGGCATTCACGTGCCTGTGCCTGAGTATGACGACAATATCGCGGCCCGCGTCCAGCGGTTGTTCGACGGTGTACAGGTGGGGCGGCCGCTCTGGCGCTTCAACAAATTGCGTTATGTCGATCCGGATCTGCATCAGCCCTACAAACGCGAGACCGACGATGTGATGCCCTTTACGCGGTCAGAGCGGCAATGCATCTTGCGGCTGCCGCGCACGCAGGCGGTTGTCTTCACGATCCATACCTATGTGGTGAGCAACGCCTGA
- the xth gene encoding exodeoxyribonuclease III, with protein sequence MPFTLATWNINSVRLREDIVARLMRDEAPDVLCLQECKSPVDKIPLEQFQALGYAHMVARGQKGYNGVAIFSKIPMVEAGAEDYAGLGHARHIAAKLENGVTIHNHYVPAGGDVADRAVNEKFGQKLDYLTDMRDAYHAQKPVKSILVGDLNIAPREDDVWDHKKLLKVVSHTPIEVEHFAAVMDAGAWSDVTRNDIPEGLLYSWWSYRAKDWDEADKGRRLDHIWATPDIKNAAHSSRVLRDARGWEKPSDHAPVFATFDL encoded by the coding sequence ATGCCCTTTACCCTTGCCACCTGGAACATCAACTCTGTGCGTCTGCGCGAAGACATCGTTGCCCGCCTGATGCGCGATGAGGCCCCTGATGTGCTTTGCCTGCAGGAATGCAAAAGCCCAGTGGACAAGATCCCGCTGGAACAGTTTCAGGCGCTGGGCTACGCGCACATGGTTGCGCGCGGCCAGAAAGGCTATAACGGTGTGGCGATCTTTTCCAAAATCCCGATGGTCGAGGCTGGGGCCGAGGATTACGCCGGTCTGGGTCATGCGCGGCACATCGCGGCCAAGCTGGAAAATGGTGTGACGATCCACAACCACTATGTCCCTGCTGGTGGTGATGTGGCGGACCGCGCCGTGAACGAAAAATTCGGCCAGAAGCTCGATTATCTGACTGACATGCGCGATGCCTATCATGCGCAGAAGCCGGTAAAATCCATTCTTGTGGGCGATCTGAATATTGCACCGCGCGAAGACGACGTGTGGGACCACAAGAAATTGCTCAAGGTCGTGAGCCACACGCCGATCGAAGTGGAACACTTTGCCGCTGTAATGGATGCAGGGGCATGGTCCGACGTGACACGCAACGATATTCCCGAAGGTCTGCTCTATAGCTGGTGGTCCTACCGCGCCAAGGATTGGGACGAGGCCGACAAGGGCCGCAGGCTTGATCACATCTGGGCCACGCCGGACATCAAGAACGCCGCCCACAGCAGCCGCGTGCTGCGTGACGCACGTGGCTGGGAAAAGCCCAGCGACCACGCACCTGTGTTCGCAACGTTCGATCTCTAG
- a CDS encoding LOG family protein, with product MNQETRRHPMRDSHQDREAATHIPDTPQTRAPSYALAFADDNFMCREELRPVRLQLELLKPELLMDEANIDSTIVLFGGARIPEPAKKDTARTQTLADLSQYYDEARRFSRMMTERSLKSGGSEDVIVTGGGPGVMEAGNRGAQDAGGRSIGLNIVLPHEQAPNAYVTPELCFNFHYFAIRKMHFLMRASAICVFPGGFGTLDEMFEALTLIQTGRMEQVPFLLFGESFWRKIINWDALADAGTISADDLKLFRFVETAEDALAALENWDGKGEKRGAIPGR from the coding sequence ATGAACCAAGAGACCCGACGCCACCCGATGCGTGACAGCCATCAAGACCGTGAAGCGGCGACTCATATTCCCGACACCCCGCAAACCCGTGCGCCCTCTTATGCGCTGGCGTTTGCCGACGACAATTTCATGTGCCGAGAAGAGTTGCGGCCGGTCCGCCTGCAGTTGGAACTGCTCAAGCCCGAGCTATTGATGGATGAGGCGAATATTGATTCCACCATCGTCCTTTTTGGTGGCGCGCGCATTCCCGAACCTGCCAAGAAAGACACGGCGCGCACGCAAACTTTGGCTGATTTGTCGCAATACTATGATGAGGCGCGGCGCTTTTCGCGGATGATGACTGAGCGCTCCCTGAAATCAGGTGGCAGTGAGGATGTGATCGTCACAGGCGGCGGCCCGGGTGTGATGGAAGCAGGGAACCGTGGCGCGCAGGACGCGGGCGGGCGGTCCATCGGGCTGAATATCGTGCTGCCGCATGAACAAGCGCCCAACGCCTATGTGACGCCCGAGCTGTGCTTTAACTTCCACTATTTCGCCATCCGCAAGATGCATTTCCTGATGCGCGCCTCTGCGATCTGTGTGTTTCCGGGGGGCTTTGGCACATTGGATGAAATGTTCGAGGCGCTGACATTGATCCAGACCGGGCGGATGGAGCAGGTCCCGTTCCTGCTCTTTGGCGAAAGTTTTTGGCGAAAAATCATCAACTGGGATGCGCTGGCTGACGCAGGGACAATTTCAGCGGATGATTTAAAGCTGTTCCGTTTTGTTGAAACGGCTGAAGATGCCTTGGCCGCTTTGGAGAATTGGGACGGCAAGGGCGAAAAGCGCGGCGCGATCCCCGGCCGCTAA